The genomic window GTTCTTGATAACCTGTTCTTGGTGCATCGGTAGTAGGGCTGCCCTGTGTTAATGATGATGTGCTATCCATACAGTTGTGCTTTCTGGCATAAAGGGGGGGACTTGTCTCTGCCCTGCAGAGCTTACAATCAAAGGTCTGCCTGTGGGAGAGATGAGTGTAATGTAACTTAGGAGGTGAATGTATGCCAATGCAGTTCagcttaccgtatatacgcgagtataagccgacgcaaatataagccgaggcacctaatttgaccacaaaaaactgggaaaacttattgacttgagcataagccgagggtgggaaatgcagcaactactggtaaatttcaaaaataaaaataaataaaattacattaattgagacatcagtagattaaatgtttttgaatatttatttcaaagaaaaacaggggcaaggagttccataggcttgactctgcaccacaggaataagcgctttcttttatttgccccctcccctcttccaacagttaggctttcctttttatttctttggtgtattttatgtccaatatttccatccccctacaacctctatcaataaatgggactgattcctgtgtctgggggggtttattttcaggcccttttcttccctccccaaagaccccctcccttcccaaacagccaagctgtgaatggatccaaaggaagataagagttgcagagctcctgtgaccttgcctcctcctgggctttgcagagaggaggggggcaagaggctctgttccttgacttgggggtcctccctgcaccctccccttcatcccagggaccccctcttctccccaatggaccctttgcaagatgagcagagactcactggattcaggaggcgccagggatgcagcacatgcagaagagagagacaaaggccccctcctccttttgtaggtgggcttggtatttcctgacctctctaggaatcccactcaatcctttttaacccttggcaagccagtgcccccagcttctctgatcctgtcctgtgccttttgcaggaaagagcttctctccacttctctcccccccccaactgacagagggggaagcattgtgcagtgcttctccgatcctccattctgtgcctttctgctggtgagtggaggcagaggcgtctttacccttccagcttgtgtctggaggcgctaggacctcgcagacagctgcaaacgcacgggatgggcTCGTGCTGGGATCGGAGAAGACAGAGAAgagcgtctcagatctccatcctgcgcatttcctggtggggtggggggggagggaagcggagagaaactctttctctccgcttttcctacccaaccacctcgcagacgcgtctcagatctccatcctgcgcatttcctggtggggtggggtggggaagcggagagaaactctttctctccgcttttccttcccaaccacctcgcagacagctgcaaacgcacaggacgggatcggagaagatgcccccgtcctgcacatttcccggtggggtggggggagggataggaaagcggagagaagctctttctctctgcttttccttccccaccgcccgcctcacttgcgcataagccgagggcgactttttcagcccaaaaaatgggctgaaaaagtcggcttatgcgcaagtatatacggtactcaAAAAGCCTTTCTAGAAAGGATGGGTGTTGAGGCTTCACAGAAAAGCAAGATTTGAAGAGGGCTTGGAAACATGTGTTTGAgtgaatatgcaaaaaaaaaaaaaaaaaaaaaaacaccccccaaaaactaTTAATTTATTTACAGTGTCTTTAGGCTTCCTATAAGAGATAGTGAAAGCAGCACTTTTAATTGGAGGTTGCTACTGGGAATAACAGggacacgagtggcgctgtgggttaaaccactgagcctagggcttgctgatcggaaggtcggcggttcaaatccctgcaacggagtgagttcccattgttcagtcccagctcctgcccgcctagcagtttgaaagcatgtgaaagtgcaagtagataaataggtaccactgcggcaggaaggtaaacggcgtttccatgcgctgctccggtttgccagaagcggcttagtcatgctggccacatgaccctcggcctatggagcaagatgagcgcgcaaccccagagtcgtccgtgactggaactggacctaacagtcaggggtgcctttaccttttactgggaATAAGGGAGAAGTAATTGCTTGCTATATGGGACTAGCAGGCTGCTAGTCCTAAAGATCTGGCAACCCTTGGATTCCCAACACTGGCTGCAGGAAATGAAATGCTCTGTGCTTCTGCCTATTGATTTATTGGTGACTCTTTCCTCTTATCCCGTCCCATAGGTATTAGGAAGTGCCCTCATTGATCCATGGACCCGGTTTCACTCCAACCCAATGAAAGTAAGAGCATTcactttcttctccctttccttcctaaaTCTCACCATTCCACCACCGCAGTTGAAGACGTCTTTCCTTCTTCTCTAGGGGCTGGTTGCGACAGATTTTCTCCTTCTGCACGGAGAGACTGTCCAAGTGAAAGGGAGGATATCGTCGGATGCCAAAGAGtaagttggaggaggaggaaagcgtATTGAGACGCTTGTGGTGCATTCATATTACTGCTTTGGAGTACAGGGAAGTTTCTATCTCTCCTGCCCCCCAAGCTGTTCATGGCAGCATGGCTTCAGTTAGTTAGTATACACACCAGAGAGCGCCTATGGAGCGGAAATGTCTAATTCCTACGCAAAGGTCTTCATAGCTTGGCTAGAGATGAGTTGGGAACACCTTAAGGACTCCAGTCTTTATGAAGCAGGGTTGAGGAACAACTGCACCAAGCTGTTGCCTTTTACACAGgataaaaagataaagggacccctgaccattaggtccagtcgcggacgactctggggttgcgctctcacctcactttactggctgagggagccggcatacagcttccggatcatgtggccagcatgactaagccgcttctggcgaaccagagcagcgcacggaaatgccgtttaccttcccgccggagtggtacctatttatctacttgcactttgacgtgctttcgaactgctaggcgggcaggagctgggaccgagcaacgggagctcaccccgtggcagggatttgaaccgccgaccttctgatcagcaagcccaaggctctgtggtttaacccacagcaccacctgggtcccttacacCCATTtgtaatttattatatttctatcccacctttcctccagagaGTGAAAGGTggcatgcacactttccccattgtttttatccttgcaacaaccctgtgaggtaggttaggctgagagacaagtgtgtgtgtgtgtgtgccccatagagtttcatggctgagcagggattcgaacccgggtctcTGAGGTGCAAgtccagcgctctaaccactactgCACTCTGGCTCTCAAAATAATGCAGTTTAGATGACACCATGCGGATTTAAAACTCCAGCAGGGAGTGCAGAGTCGAGTGCAAACACAGCCTTGGGTGGTTTTTGCTAATGCAGGGGTGAGGATAAGAAGTGGGCCTCCCCACCATTCTCTGGCCTGTGGCCCTTTCCCCAGGCTGAATCCCTCGCTGGCCCTGATGCCTGCAGAGTGTTCTTGCCTGGTTGGTATGCTCCATCAAACTCTTAATTCTTCATGCTAGCTAGGATGGAGCGTGGGGAAAACTATATTGCACACTTTGTGACTCCTGTTGCACAGGGAGTGAGGTGGGGGCCTGGAGCATTGGCATGGGTGACGACGGGGCTCTCCAAACTCTGATCTGTGAGCTTCATTCATCCACATCCTGTCTGTAAAATGCAATTCACAATCGCTAAGTTCCCTATGCGGACCTGCGGTGATTCTCAAGtgacccatgggggggggaggaggaaaaatgtTGGGGTACCACTGAGTTCAGGCACTTAAGAGCcatgggggaaggaagcagatttggggggtcTAACCTGCCACCCCAACAGTCTATAGTGTATCAGGGTTTCcaaaatttgggtctccagctgtttttggactacaactcccatcatccctagctagcaggacccagtggtcatgGGTGataactgtagtccaaaaacagctggagacccaagtttgggaaaccctggtctatatGCTGCTCTAGGTTGCTAGTTCCTGTGTGatgcgtctgtaacctgaagcgtctgtaacccgaagcatctgtaacctgaagtgtctgtaacctgaggttccactgtacagatGTCCAGGAAGCCTTAACATCCACGCTCTTGTTTTCCCCAATAACTTCCACCCTCTTCAAGTTTTGTCGTGAATCTGGGCCATGATCGCGACAACCTCGTTCTTCACTTCAACCCCCGCTTTGACTACCACACGGACGAGAACACCATTTTGAACACCATCGTGTGCAACTCCTTGCAGAACGGCGTATGGGGGAAAGAACAGAGAATCACCGATTTCCCTTTCGAACAAGGTGCCAAAGTTCAGGTGAGGGCGTGCCAGTCTTATCAAAGGTCTGTGTGCGAATGGAGCTGGCAGGGGTGTGTCTCCTCTGCAGAGGACATGAATTGGGAGGCCCGCAGCCTTCATACAATGATTGTACTCCTATTGGCCCCAGCctgtatggccaatggtcaggcatgggAGCAATGcctgaacatctggaggaccccaggtATCTTTTCCTTGGAGGGTGTGGAAGGAGGACCTACCTTCCTTTAAATTCAATTTATATGCGTAGAACTGGAATGCAGGTGTTTGGAGACTGGCTTGACTGAATAAGActtctgtgcttttttttaatgtgcacagTCCAGCTCGCctatagaaaactagcatgtaaGGATTCTAGCCTGGCCTTCCCTGAGAAGCTAGTTTTCTGCACACAGGTTCTTTCCCGCCTTTGATTCTCATCtctagcattctgcaccagctccaCTCCAAGCTCGGAGGAGgccctgcaaaaaataataatagatggaGGTAATTTTAAGTAAATTATGCGTCTTCAGTACAAATTAGCAACTCTTGTCTTAATTCCGGGTGTATATCAGTTTGCATCTGACCTGAGCAAACACTGTAGCTGCAGTGAGACTGCTCACTGGGAGAATTCAGTGTGCAAAATGCAAGGCTGGTACAGTGGCTTAGGCGATAGCTtctaatagaattgtagagttggaagggaacccaagggtcatctagtccaaccccctacaatgcaggaatcttttgcccaacgtggggctcaaacccatgaccctgagatcaagagtcccaCTTGTTCTTCcacacaagagcctgctggatcaggccagtctaGTGTCCTGCTCTTACCGTGGCCTGCCAGATGCCTGtagaaaacctgcaagcaggacctaagcacagggctggatttaggtatgatgaggccctaagtgctactgaaggtaatggggccctttatatgtccagctgtcctttgtcaacaacaaattgtctgtttttttgggttgaatatatgctatatagtagtttatggacctaataggcatctaaagccatttgcacataacaaaatatgtattttatcaaagtacatccagttttttttctttgtttttttttggggggggtccaaGACagtgggggccctaagctataggttgtttagcttatacgtaaatcaggCACTGCCCAGTACAAGAGCaatctcccctcttgtggtttcagAAACTGGTGTTTGGAAACCTTCCTTGCCTCCAACTTGTGTGTGCTAACTGTCCTTGCTCCTAGCCCCAAGGCATTATGGGCACCGTGAAGACATTGAGGCCAATAATCCTTTGACTAGCATCCTCCTCCTGCAAATGAGATTTCCCAGTGGACTGTTCAATGTTCCCTACTCTATGATAGTGTTGCTCCATCACTCAGTACTCTAGTTTCCTCTCAAAAGaaatttcctttttcttgctgTCGCTGGGGGTtgatttgtggtttgtttgttaattttgatGTGTTAACATCACTACTCATTTTCACATATGCTTGTGCCCCTAAATATATTGCAAGTTACTTTGTGTAACAAGCATTTTGTTTAAACATTAATATGGTACACCCCTCTCCCCATCTTAACCTGCTTGTAACATGAGGGATTAAGtccagtggtcagcaaactttatcagcaggggaccggtccactgtccttcagaccttgtgggggggggggttgaactatattttgaaaaaattaataaaatcaatgaattcctataccccacaaataacccaaagatgcattttaaataaaagcacacattctactcatgtgaaaacacgctgtttaccagaccgtccgtgggccggatccggcccccgggccttagtttgcctacccatggattaagaCAACTCTGGTCCTTGGGCTCTGAAGTGCCTcagactcatagctgtcaacttttcccctttttaaagggaaattcccttattccaaataggattcctcgcaagaaaagggaaaagttgccaGCAATGCTCAGACTCGGCTGAAATGTAAAGCACTTGGGTAGAAGCAGCCTCAGACAGGAAATGGAAATGCTGAATGCCCAATGTCTATGCAGTATTTGCCATTCCTTTTAGTCTTTCAGGGCATGTAAAGCGTTTAGTGTCCTGGTTTTCTcatgactcctcctcctcctcctcctcctcctgcttcttgcAGCTTTCCTTCACTTTTCTTTCTGCGGAGATCAAGGTGAAGCTGGCAGAGGGTCACGAGTTCACCTTCCCCAACCGGCTGGGCCTGAAGACCATCGGCTACATCAGGGTGGAAGGAGACTTCAAAATCAGAGCCCTCAAATTTCTCTAATTTCTCCCTGTGTCCCTGTAGTCCTGCAACAAGTCTGAATAAACTCAACTGTTCTTCAAAAAAACTGCCTGCGTGGTTTTAGTTTGTAACAGTGAGGGGAAATATTGTTGAGTTCCAGGAGCCTCATTCCCTGCTGTGGCCCACATGAccatggtgggtggagccagaggcaaaagtgggcggggcaacaaatataaatatttcatttGAACAGACCCCACTCACTTCTCCCTCTAGACCAGcctctctcaaccttgggtccctggctgttgttgggctacaaatcccatcatccctagctagcagaaccagtggtcaaggatgatgggagttaagcccaaggttaagaaaggctggtctagactagagaccagtggttttcaaccagtgtgttgtggcaccctggggtgccttgaatgatggtcaggggtgccgtgggcaacactggcctctgtcctttccttcctccttgagagccagtgtggtatagtggttaagagcggtagactcgtaatctggtgaaccgggttcgcgtctccgctcctccgcatgcagctgctgggtgaccttgggctagtcacacttctctgaagtctctcagccccactcacctcacagagtgtttgttgtgggggaggaagggaaaggagaatgttagccgctttgagactccttcgggtagtgataaagcgggatatcaaatccaaactcttcttctacttcttcttcttcctcccttccctccctccttgatgccctctcatgtctctgcctcctgaaggcttgcacagctggTTGTTCCAGCagcaagctccccaggcgaatggtgcctctggggctggccagggggtggcCAGGAGTTGAGGCGGCCTTGGAGTGAGCAAGCAAGTGGGCGAAGGAGCCCAGCCATCCAGTCCGCCCGCCCTTGCTGTTGTGAACAGACAGACAAAAGGGAGTTCAGGCACTGTGCTGGCCTttttgtgcttgctgtgtgcaaggcctgcctgggagttGAGTGCCCGTCGCTGAAGCCTTTCTGCCATGCAGACCTGGCAGCGGCCAATGTTGCCTCCCAAGATAAGGTGCTGGTCTTATGTTCatctttggccagtctctgttgggccactaagggtgggggcatcctcttcccaggtccCTGTGGGGGGCAAACCtcactttggggcaggggggagggcaGCTCAGAAACCAGGTGCGGTGGCAAcgactgcccagaggactcccaaggagaggggagaggaagctAAGGGAACACTctgcaagggagggtgtttgaaaaagggtgagatgCAGGCAACGAGTGACAAAATTCCTAAGCCcaacaggggtgccacagaaagaatgtagttggtcaagtgagccgtggactcaaaaaggttgaaaacctctgccctagaCAAGCAGGAGACATTGGGCAAGAACATTTGGAGAGGTGAAAtaggaccagtgaggggtgtgatcagcctgacatcaataccaggaaagattctagagcagatctgCTTGATGGTGTTGCCCAGGAATGGAATATTGGAGACTGGGAGATAGTTGGCCATAGTGGCCGGGTCCAAAGATGGTTTAATAACTGTTTCTTTAAGAGGTTCCAGGAAGATTCCCTCACAGCCCAACTCacttttatgaagaagaagaagaagaagagtttggatttgatatcccgctttatcactacccgaaggaatctcaaagtggctcacattctcctttcccttcctcccccacaacaaacactctgtgaggtgagtggggctgagagacttcagagaagtggaactagcccaaagtcacccagcagctgcatgtggaggagcggagacgcgaacccggttcaccagattacgagtctatcactcttaaccactacaccacacagccaAGATGGGCAAGGGCGGAGAAGACAGGCTGTCGGTTCTACTTGCGCAAGCAGCCTGTCtgcatcctcggaggtaacagaggATGAAGCTTCCCCAGCTGGTGTGGGAGGAGACATTTCCAAATCTGCCCAGTGTGCTCAGCTCTGTGGTTATAGCAACATTGGCAGGAAGTtggtgcagtgtagtggttagagtagtGTCAGACTAGAACTAGCGAGACCCCAGTTCCATGAATCGCCAGTCAGTCTCTCAGCCGAGCTGAGCTTGCAGGGCTGTCAATGAGGGGGAGCCATGCCTGCCTTCCTGAGTTTCTTGGAAGGAGAGTGGGCCAGAATGTAATTATTTATAATAACAAAATAATGGTAGGGTGGATGGTTGAAAATACACTCCAGGCAAAGCACATTATTTCACAGGAGATGCCAAAAGCACAAGCAGctttaaatctatttttttttaatgaaatacagCAAATATATCTGCCTTCCTGCATGGTTATCCCAGAACTGATCTACCACCATCCACATGGATACAAAGCAACGTGGGAAGAGTCTACTGTATGGTgcctttaaatacacacacacacacacacacacacacacacacacacacacacacacacacactgtatggtGCCAATCTCCAAGCCTTGTGAGATCCAGGGGACCTGTGCTTCCGTTTGGACAAGGAGGCTCAGCGGAGACAGTGGCGTCATTATGTTACACGATTTATTTACACAGTGGTGCCtctgtttatgaacttaatccattccggaagtccgttcttaaaccgaaaccattcttaaaccagggtgcgctttccctaatgaggccacccgccaccggtgcccttccgccattcggcttccgttcttaaaccgaggtaaagttcgcaaaccgggacactacttccagttttgcggagttcgtaaaccaaatagttcataaccagggctgttcttaaaccgaggtatcactgtatccGGTGGTACCTTGgattgcaaccgttttggattacaaccacgtcaaaccccgaagtgtgtgtccctttttttggattacaacccattattattattttggattacaaccctttttttttttgaggccccattggtgaaagcgcgccttgggttacaacctgttttggtttacaaccggacctccagaacagattatggttgtaaaccaaggtatcactgtatacatACAAACTGGGTCTAGATGGTGAGATTGGTCTAGATGGCATTTGCCTCCCAGGAGGGTCCTGTTCCTTCCAGTGCTGTTGTCTCAGATTCCAAGAGACCCCAAACATCGTGTCTGACCCGCTGTGCAGCACAAAAGACAGccccccttctccctgccccccccaacccagctTGCAAAACGGACACTTTTCTCCCATTTGCTTATTACATCATCCAAACTGCCAACCTGAGACTTCTCCCTCTCTGCTCTGGCATTGTGTTTTGCTAACTGCTCGGAGAGCAGGGTGGGGCACATAGCCTTGctgggggcttctctctctctctgtttcactAGGTCCAGGACTTGGCCACTTCAGTAATGACCTCTTGATGGTGGTTCTCGATGGCTCCTCTCCCGGGTGGACACGGAAAGCCGGGTCTAACTTCCAGCTGAACCCGACAAGCACTGATTCATTCTAGCTTTTATTAGTCCCAGGAATTTAGGGGGGACCTGGCCCCTCACAAACTCACAACAGTGCCAGTGCTAGAACAGGAGggccctgggttcaaatcctcactcagccatgaagcagtCCCGTGCTCCATCCATTCCCCACTGAAGACCAATCAAAGCGATGGGCATCTCAGCTCTTTTCTTTCATTGGCTCAGTTGTCGGCTGGTCTGCTTTTCTGCTTGTGTGGCATCCAAAATCCAGgtcaaagcgggggggggggggggaggggaggggaggggagggagaatggaCAAATGTCTGGATGGTTACCAGCCAGGAGGCTGTTGATTTAAATTGCATAAGGTGTTGTTGGCCAACAGTGTGCCCTTCCTTAGGTTCCAGACTCCAACTcatgggcatacccaggggggcagggctccccagaagcaaaataataataataataataataataataataataataataataataatggttatcggcagcctaaaaggaaaaaaagctctactaaaaaagctcaactactggtctttctccccctcccaaaatctaaataaatttGAGCTCTGCCGGCAGCCagccactgcgtgtgtgtgtgtgtgtgtgtgtgtgtgtgttgcgccggctgatcattgcaaaggagctttggaaacagttcccttgcaaggtgagtagttcctttgcgagggctgaggatcctgggaaactgagtttttcagccatttgggggctttctcttTGGGGgcgaaagtttttctgttttttgaagctgtttttgtttgctgtttacataatatggtcagtaatctaaaaacgaaccgaacccctaaaaaacgggccaTTCCTCatccctaaaaaaggtcaacaactttgagctgaaccccaaaaaacgggggtagatcactgctgaaagtagatcacagtctcttgggagttggccacccctggtataagacatgtaactagaataaaaatttgtaAAAAAATTCTAGCatataattgtaataactaccgtaataaagtactgctataattatatataattttcctaaaattttggtttcattcgcctttccgtgctgaaatgtcacaacctgaacgaccatggcttgcccccccccctagttttgatcctgggtacgcccctgctccaactcccatcagcctcacctGAGCACAGGTGAGGGCTCAGGCTGATGGAAGCCGTgttctcaaacatctggaggtacTAGGCTAGCGTAAATAAATAGCACCAGCTGTTTGAGCTTATCAGGTGTGTTCCCAGGCCTATTGACTCTGATTTTCTCCACCTTGCCttgctaaagagagagagaggaacagacCCCTCCACTCACAGCAAACCCTTTTTGTCACATGATGCTGTTGAAAGGGACCTTGAAAACAAGCCTCAGCTATTTAAGGTGTAACTGGGGCTTCTTTCGCAGAGGTTGGAAGGAATGAAGTTTTGATTACTTGCTGGACCTTTGGAAGAAATTGCTATGCAGCCCGTGAGTCTTGTATGTCCATTTTTGTGGTACTTAGTATTAGGATGCAGTTGTTACTGAAGTTTTAATGCCACCGAGTGCATTAGAACTGGGCTGGAAATTTAGAAGGATTAATAGGAGCcttgctctccctagggaagagCATGGTTGTTTCTCAGCTGCTAACTCTTATATCTCTGACTTCTAGCCTCTGTTTCTCTTGCTGCTTCTGggttctttgttttaattttttattgagaGCATTTCAATTgagcaaaataaagtaaaaatgaaaaagtcataaagagaaaaagaaggtgTATTGTATCACTATATATGCAATCAACTACAATTCCACaagtcccagttacaggtgggtagccgtgttggtctgccatagtcaaaacaaaacaaaataaaaaattccttccagtagcaccttagagaccaactaagtttgttcttggtatgagctttcgcgtgcatgcacacttcttcagataccatttcaCAAGTGTTTGTCTAGAAtacaggcata from Lacerta agilis isolate rLacAgi1 chromosome 9, rLacAgi1.pri, whole genome shotgun sequence includes these protein-coding regions:
- the LOC117052972 gene encoding 16 kDa beta-galactoside-binding lectin-like, yielding MDPVLGSALIDPWTRFHSNPMKGLVATDFLLLHGETVQVKGRISSDAKDFVVNLGHDRDNLVLHFNPRFDYHTDENTILNTIVCNSLQNGVWGKEQRITDFPFEQGAKVQLSFTFLSAEIKVKLAEGHEFTFPNRLGLKTIGYIRVEGDFKIRALKFL